In Oncorhynchus clarkii lewisi isolate Uvic-CL-2024 chromosome 16, UVic_Ocla_1.0, whole genome shotgun sequence, one genomic interval encodes:
- the LOC139367821 gene encoding sericin-2-like: MTQNNTSPSMTQNITSPSMTQNTTSPSRTQNTTSPSRTQNTTSPPRTQNTTSPSRTHNNTSPSITQNTTSPSRTQNTTSPSMTKNNTSPSRTQNTTSPPRTQNTTSPSRTHNNTSPSITQNTTSPSRTQNTTSPSMTKNNTSPSITQNNTSPSRTQNTTIPSMTQNTTSPSRTQNNTSPSRTQNTTSPSRTQNNTSSSRTQNNTSPSRTQNNTSPSMTQNNTSPSRTQNNTRHSRTQNTTSTFTARIPLIGVCFPL, encoded by the coding sequence ATGACCCAGAATAACACCAGCCCCTCTATGACCCAGAATATCACCAGCCCCTCTATGACCCAGAATACCACCAGCCCCTCTAGGACCCAGAATACCACCAGCCCCTCTAGGACCCAGAATACCACCAGCCCCCCTAGGACCCAGAATACCACCAGCCCCTCTAGGACACATAATAACACCAGCCCCTCTATAACCCAGAATACCACCAGCCCCTCTAGGACCCAGAACACCACCAGCCCCTCTATGACCAAGAATAACACCAGCCCCTCTAGGACCCAGAATACCACCAGCCCCCCTAGGACCCAGAATACCACCAGCCCCTCTAGGACACATAATAACACCAGCCCCTCTATAACCCAGAATACCACCAGCCCCTCTAGGACCCAGAACACCACCAGCCCCTCTATGACCAAGAATAACACCAGCCCCTCTATTACCCAGAATAACACTAGCCCTTCTAGGACCCAGAATACCACCATCCCCTCTATGACCCAGAATACCACCAGCCCCTCTAGGACCCAGAATAACACCAGCCCCTCTAGGACCCAGAATACTACCAGCCCCTCTAGGACCCAGAATAACACCAGCTCCTCTAGGACCCAGAATAACACCAGCCCCTCTAGGACCCAGAATAACACCAGCCCCTCTATGACCCAGAATAACACCAGCCCCTCTAGGACCCAGAATAACACCAGACACTCTAGGACCCAGAATACCACCAGTACCTTCACAGCCAGAATACCACTAATTGGGGTGTGTTTTCCCTTATAA